A genomic window from Triticum urartu cultivar G1812 chromosome 7, Tu2.1, whole genome shotgun sequence includes:
- the LOC125518196 gene encoding MADS-box transcription factor 47-like, producing MPKKDRRSAITYINDDKERDFTFSKRCGGLFKVAADLSAVTSARVAIVVEKENEKMHSFGMPFADPIVDAFLACAPLAIPLADEATTTRIAQLQGEVARLDMHCMTEFKENQLSIKHMKQILEQHPGTVANLIFSKEEELGPKDLKNLSTEIYRVHEEIGHQLPPLHYGHKAMTSGASMIQNMPPSSGPPSNHMKTVPSSAHSPWAHHLPQHQMPSSPPPPGQIVAPQVPQEPSMFHPAPSSSVPQIASQLQTTSNQALELPPPLDISINDYVSSSNPVNPQQNNANPNSTTGYNLVASPLLVNSGVNDLIVNDPFGYESWGHGPSDQPFYNGFLEMGAYMGYNGADVGQSSVGNGGWIDAPPESSSS from the coding sequence ATGCCAAAGAAGGATAGGCGCTCAGCTATCACGTACATCAATGATGACAAAGAGCGTGATTTCACGTTCTCCAAGCGATGTGGCGGTTTGTTTAAGGTCGCTGCTGACCTCTCTGCCGTCACTAGTGCTAGGGTTGCTATCGTCGTAGAGAAGGAAAATGAGAAGATGCATTCCTTTGGGATGCCATTTGCTGACCCCATTGTTGATGCTTTCCTAGCATGTGCACCACTGGCAATTCCACTTGCCGATGAGGCAACAACTACTAGGATTGCACAACTACAAGGTGAGGTGGCTCGGCTAGATATGCATTGCATGACAGAGTTTAAGGAAAACCAACTCTCCATCAAGCATATGAAACAAATCCTGGAGCAACATCCAGGTACGGTGGCAAACCTTATCTTCTCGAAGGAAGAAGAACTCGGTCCCAAAGATCTAAAAAATCTATCCACTGAAATCTATcgtgtccatgaggaaattggaCACCAGTTGCCACCATTGCATTATGGCCACAAGGCCATGACTAGTGGTGCAAGCATGATACAAAATATGCCACCATCAAGTGGTCCACCATCGAATCACATGAAGACTGTCCCTTCATCAGCGCACTCACCGTGGGCTCACCATCTGCCACAACACCAGATGCCTTCGTCTCCACCACCACCAGGACAGATTGTGGCACCACAGGTTCCTCAGGAACCATCAATGTTCCACCCTGCACCATCTTCTTCAGTGCCACAGATTGCTTCCCAGCTACAAACCACATCTAATCAGGCACTTGAGCTACCTCCCCCACTAGATATAAGCATCAACGACTATGTAAGTTCTTCCAACCCAGTGAACCCACAACAAAACAATGCAAACCCAAACTCAACAACTGGGTATAATTTGGTGGCCTCTCCACTTTTGGTCAACTCTggcgtcaatgatttgatcgTCAATGACCCATTTGGGTATGAATCATGGGGTCATGGCCCATCGGATCAACCATTCTACAATGGATTTCTAGAGATGGGTGCTTACATGGGCTATAATGGTGCCGATGTAGGACAATCTTCTGTGGGAAATGGTGGATGGATTGATGCGCCGCCGGAGTCTTCTTCTAGCTAG